The DNA segment CGCAGCATCAGGCCGAATTCCAGCGTCTGCTGATGCGGCACGTCCACGCCGTCGATGATGGCGAGCAATAGCTTCACCGCACGGATGCCGATCTCGCGCATGGGCTGGCTGATGGTGGTCAGGGGCGGATTGAGGTACCGGGACGACGCCAGATCGTCGAAGCCGACGATCGAGAAATCATGCGGCACGCGCAGACCGAGGTCGCGGCAGGCGGCCAGTACGCCCAGCGCCATCTGGTCGCTGAAGCAGAACGCGGCCGTCGGTGTGCCGCTGCCCTGCCCCAGCACTTGCGTGGCCGCCGCGTAGCCGGACTCCACTGAGAAATCCCCTGGAACGAGTGTCAACTGCCGAAGGCGGCCGCGGGCCTTGGCGGCGCGCCTCGTGCCTTCCAGTCGTTGTTGATGCAGGGGGTTGTCGGGTGGTCCGCCCACCACGACGATATGTTCGTGCCCCAATCCGTACAGATGCTCCATCGCGGCGTGCGCGGCGGCGGCATTGTCGATATGGACGCTGGGAATGCCCAGCGCCGGATCGAATTCGCAGCCATTGACCACCGGTGCATGCGGGCCTAGCTGCTTGACGATCTCGCGCGCTGTCGGCGGCAGTCGATGTCCAAGGACGATCAAGCCATCCGCCTCGTTTCGGCGCAGCATTTGCGCGTAGCGCTCTTCGCGATCCGGCTGATGCTGGGTATCGCCCAGCAGTACGGCATAGTCCGCCGCCAGTGCTGTTTCTTCTGCACCTTGCAGGATCTGCGCGAAGAACGGATTGGCGATGTCCGGCACCGTGACCAGGATCTTGGCGCTGCGCTGCGTCTTGAGCGTCCTGGCGATCGTGTTGGGAACATAGCCCAGCGTGGCCGCCGCCTGCTCGATACGCGCACGCGTCGCCGGGAGCACTTTTTCCGGGCGCGAGAGCGCACGCGATACCGTCCCTGCCGAAACGCCCACGTGTTTGGCTATGTCGTAGATCGTTGCCATATCAGCCCTGGCATCTCCGGTGCGCTGCACAACGCATCCCCCGATGACCCCATGCTAGGATGATGCAATCGATTGCATCAAGGCCAATTGCCGTGAAGACAGTCAAGGGTCCCGCGCTGTTCCTGGCGCAATTCATCGGTGACGAGCCTC comes from the Pseudoxanthomonas sp. YR558 genome and includes:
- a CDS encoding LacI family DNA-binding transcriptional regulator; protein product: MATIYDIAKHVGVSAGTVSRALSRPEKVLPATRARIEQAAATLGYVPNTIARTLKTQRSAKILVTVPDIANPFFAQILQGAEETALAADYAVLLGDTQHQPDREERYAQMLRRNEADGLIVLGHRLPPTAREIVKQLGPHAPVVNGCEFDPALGIPSVHIDNAAAAHAAMEHLYGLGHEHIVVVGGPPDNPLHQQRLEGTRRAAKARGRLRQLTLVPGDFSVESGYAAATQVLGQGSGTPTAAFCFSDQMALGVLAACRDLGLRVPHDFSIVGFDDLASSRYLNPPLTTISQPMREIGIRAVKLLLAIIDGVDVPHQQTLEFGLMLRGSTAKLVK